TTCAAATGCTACAACAAAAGGGTTAAATAATGAAGATATCTGTATCTAATATAAATGAATGCCTCCACCACGACTGAGTAAATGAATTTCGAAGGTTGTGTCTGTACCTTGGCGAGGCCCAGAGAACAGCACCTCAGGCTCCAGCCAAATTGTCCCATCAGCATGCATCACTGCCGTGGCTGTAGTGTACGGCAGGCTAATGAGGTTCTTCCCCTGCTCTTCCTGCATCAAGGCCATGATAAGTttagaacaaaataaataaatagaaaaaagatTTCACATCTGCTAACTGGCAATTTGAGTAATTGTGAATGAGTAAGAGTGATTTGCCTTGTGGACGTCTGTGGGAATAACATATCTGCGGACTTCCGGCTGGGGTGCCATCATGGCTGCCTTCTTTACCTCCTCCCAGTTGGCTCTCAGGTTGGCCAGCCAGAGGTAGTTGTACACAAACTCAAATCTGCACGAGAGAAATAACAGTGAGCGACGCAAACACACCAATGTCAAACAAATTTGCAGATGATATACGAGAGGGCTTACCCTTTCCAAGCGCACAGGTCGACAACAATGAATCCTTGGTCTTCATAGGTGTTGATGTGATGGAACATGCCAATGCCTGCACCCTTGAACTTGTGGTCGATGTACTCTCCTGGGTTTTTCCTTGCAATGTGGAATAAGGTCTGTGAAGAAGACATCAAAATAGATATCATAAGAATTTAGGAGGCAAATTGATGGAAATGAATCACCAAAGACGTCAGTCTACTCCAAGGTCTTACCCCTTGGTTCTCATTGGACTCAAAGCAGTCCATGTAGTTGGAGCCCCGGATGCTCCAGGCACTCAGGAATTTCAGCAGGTTGATTTTCACGGGGGTCTCCACAAAAACGAAGTAGTTGTCTGACATGCCGAAGCTGAAATCAATGTGGAGGGAACATTAGAAGCTTTCCACAATGATGCTGACAGCAACATGCCAAATTGGATTATTATTGACAAAAATCAACACACCTGTGCACATAGGAGGGCTTGAACCTCTCAGCACTGGGGAACTGCACCACCACCTTGGACTTCTCAATGGGATCAGACTTGTCTATGAAAGAAAGCGAAGGCTGAGATATTTGAGGGGAGCCCACCTCTATTAAAGCAACcgtgtgtgtttcttgttgcATCCCCGTGATACCATTGCTTATGCCAACCTTTCTGTGTAGGTGGGATCCTGACAATGTTGTAGGCCAGTGTTGCTCCTTTACCCATGCAGTTTCCAATATTATACACTGTACCATCGCGCTCAATGTGAGGGTGGGCTGTCACCCCATTAATGTTGACATAGTTGCACATATCAACCtggatggaaaataaaatttgactgtGCTCTGTGGTAAGACCAGTTTTTCTACAGCTAGAATTCAGTGATATATTTGTAACGATGTACCTTCTTCAGTGTCTCCAAGGTGTCGGTGTTGACTTTAGTGATGTAGTTGGTTTCTGTGACAGCATAAAAGTCCTCGCCAACAGGGTAGACATTCACCAGGCAGTTGTCTGTGACCTCAACACCCTTGAAGTAAGAGAAAAACCTGCCAacgaagaaagaaaaagaagatttCATCTCACATAAAGGTGTGTTGTCAAAAGGTGATGTCATGAGCTCAAATGTAAAGTCTGGAGAGTTTagagagcagagacagtgtATTCAGCAGTGTAAAAGCATAaagggacagagaggaaaataagtCTTGTTGGATAAAGATTAAATTGAATTTATATTCTATGGCGATAAACATCCAGATGACAGCGACTGCGAGGACAAGGCTGAGAAAATTCTGTGTATCTGCCGCGTGCAAACCCACCTGGAGAAAATGTTCTTGCAGGGATCAGGATATGCAAATGTACCAAACTCAGTGATCACCACACGCTTCTCTGTGATGGCTCGCACATACGCATCTGTCCTGATAAACCTAAGACGGAGGAGAGACTGAATAATGTACAATCTAATTCCAAAACACTACAGGAAAtcttttgaaaacacatttcactgaaatgtaTTGTTCATATCATGAAAGCTTCTATGAATATATCCTTAAATGTCTGACTGGTTGAGCACTTAAATGTGTTACTGTGACTTGGCAACTGATTTAAAACAAGGCCAAAAATGAGCCATGTGTTCCCTAGCAAAGCGTTTCATAGCTACAGATCTGAAATCTAACCTCCCACACATGGTTTAAGAAACTTTTAGAAACTTGAAGTTCACTTGCATTTGGTAATCTGTCACAGTGGACattatttcttcctctctttttaaGTTGTTAAAGCTCATTTAAAGATGTCATGTACATCACACAACTGTACATGCAGCTGCTTTTGAAAAGTCTTCACAGCATTCCCacacaacaataacagcaacaatataaaaatgacataatgCTCAGAGATGGATTACATATCTTAAGTGCGTTGTAATATGGTATATTATGGACATGGGCAAAGCCGTGGTGTTGTCCTTAAAGTCTTACTTTCGGAAGTAGGTGACCTGACCGTTCTTGAAGTCGAATTTGTGCATAAGGGCCTGGCCATCGAAGAGGTGATAGAAAGGTTCATCTCCGATCTCAAAAAGCCCAGGTCCCAAACGGAGAAGACTCCCCTTCAGAAATGAAGGGATCCTACCTGTAAAACACCCAGAGATTGTTAGTAAAAATAAGTTTATAAAGATGCATTAAGAGCCTGCTTTTGATGGCAGGTATGTGCTgtctgaggagagaagaaaaagactcATTCTACAAGTAAATTTCCTAAACAGTGCAGTTGGTATCTGAATGTCAAACAGTTATTTGCCTGCTGTCTATTTCTGGctgagagatgaaaaacaaacctgtGACTGTTGTTGGAAGAGGCTCAGACAGCTCCTCGCACGTCTCAAAAATCTTCTTGTAGCCACCAGCTGGGTGCTCAAATCTGTCATCAGAAAAGTAAAAGACAtcaacaaacactgcagccaagTAAACTTAACTTGATGAAATTTCCAGCAAGTCAAATGCACAAGTCTGTTTGTTTAAATCATGAAAAGCTGTATTGGGTCATGCAGTTCATGGTTTAAAAGTTCACTGTGAGCTTTTAAATCCTTCATCGACTGCAGACGCACTAACCACACAGGGTCATAGGGGCCAAGATGCAGAAATTTATATACAAATTAtgagttttcatttaaaagcaaAACTTCTCATTAGGTACGCTAGATTTCAAATATGTAGTCCCTACTTCCAACTTTTTGGTAATCAATATGAGAttgttaaaaaattaaaaatggcaCCTGGAAATGTTGTAATTCATGAGAAACTCACCGGCTGACCATGTTTCCTTCTGGTTGTTGGCAACACACAAAGCAACTCCTAAAAAAAGCCCTTGGTCACTTCTGAACTGAAAGTCTTCTGACGTCCCAGTGGATTTTGGGGTATTTATTCGTCTGGTCCCCCCTCACAGTCACTGCAATCAACACTCTAAACCTTTCTCCGGGCCAATCATGCCACACCGTGAACAAGAATCCCATTGTGCCAAAATCCTCAGCTGGATGACTCAacgcccccccacccctctgaAACCGGATTTATTGCAGAGAATATTTATTGCACAGAACCATGCTGGACCAATGTGTTGCAATGGtgcatgtgatttttttcttcttcaattGTGCATTTGTGCTTTAAATTATAGTCATGCTGAGTCGTACTAAGTGCAGTATATTTCAGAGTGTTGATGCAATGTGTAGCAAGTCTTAAAAACAACAGACCTGGATGTGGATTTAAGTAGATTAATTCACCATATGTGTAATTCATATTAACAGCCAGTACAAATTAACAGTCTtggctgcatgtgtgttaatTGCTGCAGTCTCAGATTTTTAGAGGTATGATTTTATCAAAAGAAACACTGGGATTAAGCCTATAGCGtccaaacaacaaatgttttagGATTTCAGGACACCTCATTTTGGATTTTCTGAGATAACAGATTAATAGAACGAAGATCTGAAAAATATTGTGAAACAACAATAGCAGTGGACCTTCATAGCTATTATTGGGTGCTGTTGTACAATGAATATTACACACAAAGCTAACTGGATGAAATGTTGTTCTACTTTGTGCACCAAAATGCCTGAACTTGCTTGTCTCAATGCAGCTATAATCCAGGTGTAGGGATTATGTTTGACGTGGCCTAAAGACAAAGGGCCACATTGTTTCTCCtgggaaaaaacacaattagTGGGGAGAGTTTCGCCAGACATAGTTTTGTCACTGGCAGGGTTGTGGTGTGGCTCCCCCAGCCAGCACATGTCGACTGAACATTTCTGTGACAACTAATTAATCAACAAggatttttaaaactgaattgaagGGTCAGTGGTCAAAGTGGTGCCTGAGGTGGTGACAAAGGTTCAGCTGGTGTTCATCCACACCTCTGGAAAAATTATTTTGCTGTCAAAGTggatcaaaaacaacaacaacaacaacaacaaaaagtaaaaagttcAAATTAAGTTatagtgatttaaaatactGAAAGGTTTCTTAGCTTTTTTGTTCTTCACATCTTTAATTAAGTTGCTATAGGTCTGATGCTTGAGTTTGAAGCCAGTCCATTTAGATATGTGGATGTGAAATTTACCAGTGATCAACAACTGAGTTGTGtaggaaaaaaatcacttccaCATGATACAACATCACATCAGATATATCCATCTGCACATTAGTTCCTATTTTCCTATTCATAAAACCCTGCATATCTaatcaaaataaacattaaCTGATTTATTGTTTGGCTTGTAAGACTAAAACtcaaaatcattaaaaaaaacaaacaaacaaacaaacaaaaactactgaTAATAATTAGAAAGCAAAGCAGCACAGTCACATGTATGTACCTTGATCCATAAAATGACTTAAACGATAATGATGAAATAGTTATCAATTAactttctgtcaatcaacttaTTGTTTCACTTGTACTTGTAATTTATAACAAAGCCTCGTGTTCTATAAAAAAACAACctatataaaatattatttaaataataatttgtgtaCAAAAAAATATCTAATTTTGTAACATAACGGGAGCTGTCAAAAATGTGGAATAAAGAGTGCAACATAGAGGagcacatttacatgtttttatatgtaGAAAAAGTTATGGCGACCTCTGTTGGTTACTGATTGCAGGGACTACCTTTCCTGCATATTAATATTAGTCTTGTACGCACTGGTGTTAGACTTATATTGCATCGATCTGTTAGATTAGGCGAAAATTAACCAATAAACCTTAAAACCTTAAAATGTGTGAACCTTATTTTCACAACAGGACAACGCATGCGCACTTTGATCGAGATTTACCGAACATGGCGGCGATTGGCTACAGCTTGTTGTAGTAGTTGAGAGCTAACGCTTAGCCAGCTAATTACCTGTAAACAAGTCCGATTTACTAGCCAGTACATAACAGTTACTTAAATTTAAGTTGAAGAGGTTGACACTAGTGTTGCTGTTTAAGCGGTTTTTAGTCGGGAAAATGAATTACACCACGAAGGTAGTCCAGGTGACGAACGTGTCGCCGAGCACAACATCGGAGCAGATGAGGACGTTGTTCGGTTTTCTGGGAACCATCGAGGAGCTGAAGTTATTTCCACCAGAGTGAGTTGACTGGCAGCTGATTTATATGTTAGTGATAATGGGCATTAAGTCATACATTAGCTGGGAGGGTTGTTGGAGGTGTCTGGTGGGACAGGAACGAAGGCCAGTGCTAACCAGACCTGTGGCTAACAGTAACCGAACATACCGGTCGTTAACTTGATCAAGTTACATTAAAGTCCTCTGTAATCTGACCTGATCGTGTTTTACACACGTACACAATCGTTTCTTTAAACGATTCTGCTAATAATGCTTCTAATAAAAGGTCAGTTAAAACACTAGGGACTTTAATTAGGTAATGGATATATTCCTTGCATTAATTTGTTATTTGGGCTTTTAAATTACTGAAATTATACGTTTAAGTATGGATGTGCAGGgaaatatgatgaaaataaagataTTTAGGAGTAAACTTAGACTCTCattgtgatttgttttatttgtatgaaAGTTTAAAATGCACATTGTCACAATTCCTGACTTACTATCATTATTGTAACGCCCTACAATGATTTTAGCTTGGTACAAAACTTAGGATTAGTTCCATTTTTGAATAATGTGTTGATTATGTTTTAGATTCATTGAGAAATTGTGAAAAGTCCTCTCACACAGCCCAGGGTGAagtcctctgtttgttttgtctgacaaataGCTAAAATAAGTTCAAATACACGAGAAGagtaaagcagcaaatcttgGTATTTTGTAAGCAAAAGCAGGACAAAGAAGCTGCATTGTTTGGATGATTGTTTGCaattattctgtgttgtttcatgTAATGTTTTTTGCTTCCTCGACAGTGATTCTCCGATGCCAGTGACGTCACGGGTGTGTTTTGTGAAGTTCCAGGAACCAGAGTCTGTTGGAGTGTCTCAACACCTGActaacactgtgtttgtggaCAGAGCGTTGATCGTGGTCCCGTTTGCTGAAGGTTTGTTTCATAGTTATTACCCATGTATGAGTGGTCCTTGTTGATTGGATGGCATGACTCCTGAATAGTGACAgtgtaaaagattaaaaatgatttcatcCATCCCATTTGTGAATTGCACCAGTCAGCTCGCCTTGGTCTGTTTATGTGAGCTTTTTAAGATAACTTGAATGATACCGGTAATGTCATTCCCTCTCATTGTCTGTAAGAAGCATTTAAAGCAGATCTCTATTGTCAGATTTTTGGTATGCTGTGGAAGCATGTGCAATATCTGTTTTATCACCACAATGCAATTCTCTTAATAAACTGGAATTAATCTTTGGAAAAATACACATCAAGCCATGTGTCTGTCCTCAAAACAGTGATTTGCTCTGCATGTAGAAAGCGCAGTATACCAAAATCTGCTTTACAGACTAGGAGTTGAACATTCCTGAGCTGTGGGCGCCGCAGACACCTCAAAGTTCAGACGTGAAGTTGTTTAAACTCTTAACcatatgcattttattttctcccccATATTGGACTATCCTCTGTTAAACTTCtctctgttatttgtgtgtgtgtatgtgtgtgtgtgtgtgtgatttttgtaGTGAAGAAGGCAAAAGCAGCCCCCTCGTTGATGGGTGAAAGTGGTCCTCTGCCTGCCAACAGGGGATTGTAGACATTTGCAAAGACCAGCAAGCGTTCAAGCCCCACCCCTCTCTTTTTGTGTCCTCTATTCTTTCTctgccttctctttctctttccctctgtctaaTTTATCTTTTCTAGGTGGTTTAGTTTAGAGTGTAAAGGTCAAAAATCAAGGACGTAGCCTGAAACAGTGCTTATTCTGCACTATTTTGCAACACTTTTGAATGCTGCTTAGCCATTCATTTTATGGCCAATGCTTTGTTCCTTAACAGATAAGGCTGGCAGTATTCTTCAATTTTTagtgtcaacaaatcccatcaaAAGACTAAAAGaccattgttgtccaaaaagcCTATTAAAAGCACATCAGGGAGCCACACCGTGGCACTGGTTGACTTGTTTGTCATTACTATGATCGCTGGCGCTGCAGTATATTTTGAGTCAGTGCCACAggcaccatcctgctgctgtaaatactcaccaGTGCACCAAATGCGTattaatccaccactgaaaatagtccccatcAAATGCACTGTTAACTCCTTTTTGGGTAATTTATGTTGGAAACTACAGTGCCTTGTTCTGTGATCTGTGACCTGTTTCTGATGATTTCAGTGGTTACAAATGGTATTTTTGCCCTGAACCACAGACAGGGTATATAAGTCAGAAAGTATTAGGAgatggttttggtcttttcatgggatttattgaCAGTAACATAAAGACTATTCCCAGCCTCATCCTTTTTGAAAATGGTcaggtttaaaataaataactctAAACAGTCAGTTATTCGGTCTGGTGGCAGAAGGGTATACAAAAAGACTGTGTTGATGATCAGTTGTGCAAAAACCACAATCGTATCTCGTCATAAGTTATCTAAGATACCCACCCGACATGACACAATGTTGGTACAATATTCTCTTTAACAGTggtcttcttttgttgttgtgttttacagttCTTTTTCCTGGCTCAGCCAGTCCTGTATACCAGGCCCTGCTGAAAATACCATCCAACAGTTTTGTCTCCTGCAGCAATTTCTCTCTCCAGTGTGCttctttgtttaaatgttgtcaTTATTGTGTGTCCGTATTTATGtgagagttgttttttttgggggtgTGTTAACTATGAGATGATAATGAGGTGTTTTATCTGTTAATTTTGGGCCATTTTAAGGTAATATCAGAGGCATAATGCAATAGAGATGATGAAATTATTCTTTAATTGGAGTGTGGTAGTGCAAATTAATCAAACCAGTCATCCATGGTGCAGGTTTGGTTAATTGATGCAGTGACAGGTAAGGATACTAGAATAATAATGTACTAAAGGCACGCTACCTACCCTTAATTCTGTTATTGCCATTTAGTGTATCCTCTGCCATGTGTTTTGGTAAGTAGACACTGATAGCTTGTATAGTGTTCTTGCCAAATCCCTAAAtttctctttgttgtgtgtatctcgatttttctctgtgtgctttTAGTAGCGAAGCCGCCAACGTGAGTCGCTTGTTTCAGTAAACGTCTAAATGAAAATTGAGGGCACACCCAACTGGAGAAGCAGCTGTGCTTGCTAACGTTTGGTTCATGACTTAAAAAACACGTTCAGGTGATATATTCTTGGCAGTGTTCATTGGAGTAGTGTGATTTATTCCAGCAAATAGTTATGTCACTGCAATGATTTTGTTGAATTAAGGGAACTCTTCTCTGATCTATAAGGTAACCATTTTGTTGAACCTAAGTTGAAGAAATGCAGTgtgaagacttttttttttctttttttttccaaaatgtctctCTGTAGTTGATGCGTGTGAAGATGTCGTTCTCTCCTAAtgcttgattttattttcctgtaGGATCTATCCCAGATGAGGCTAAAGCTTTGTCACTGTTGGCGCCAGCAAATGCTGTTGCGGGAATTCTACCAGGAGGAGGACTTCTTCCAACGCCAAACCCCATCGCCAATCCATCTGTAAGACTTCATACTCACTGCCTGATACAAATTCTCAGCTGGAAAAATGTATGTACGGTGCACATAACCATCTGTCCTCAAAGGCTATTTTGTCACAGTTCTGTGGCTTCCATCATATCTCATGATCTTCATCAACAGATGAAAAGCAATCAGATTTCCATTCCTCTGAGTGCTTAAAAAAATCTTGTCCCAAGTTTACTTGATGAGCTTCAAAGTTGCTTCCTCACCTTGCTAACAACAGTTGTCAAAATAAACTCAAATAAAGGTCATTTTTGTGatatcattttaatttcttcttttttggatTTGAATAGGTGGGTGAAAAACAAAGGTCAACAGTTAGAGAAGAGTGctcatgtttcagttttcacaATTGAAAGTTGTCTTAATTTGagcataatgttttttttgtgtaatgatgagttgaaactgaaacaatgaTCCATGGCCACATCTGTCAGCATCATTATACACTCGTAAGATGTCCAGATCTGAACAATAAGCTAACTAAACAAAAGCACTTTTACATACTTTTTATTCCAATTCCAGATTGGAGGAAACCCATTTGGTGCTCCGAACATGGACGCAATGGCTGCATTTGGCTTCCCAGGACCTAATATGAATCCCCAGGTGAGTGGAGTCTTGAATAACAACGATTAATTATATTACAAAATCTGCATAGTTTAGTGTTCACTAAATGTGATAATAAAACCCCTACTCATTTTTACACCATCTCTTCACAGGCTGCTGATCAGCTGTTAAAGTTCATGACAGATCCAAAGTACGTGTGTATACAGAAGCTCCTTTGTTAGTTTGTAAACTGTGCCTGAAAGCAGTGTTGAATGATGAAGAAATAgatgtgctgttgttttttacaGTAATGATGAGTCAACTAATGAATATTCCTTTGTTTAGACTGAATCCCCTGGCTGCAGGCTTAAACCTGAATCCAGGCCTGAAGGCTGACGCATCCAATAAAGAAATCGAAGAGGCCATGAAGAGAGTCAGAGAGGCTCAGTCCCTCATTTCTGCTGCTATTGAACCTGGAAGTGAGTGGATAAAAGTTGGGGGGACAAGGTGTTGACTTTGCACTCTGAAATGGCTTTGTTTACATTGTGGTATTGAGCAGTTATAATTAAGATTTAACAATGTCTGGTTTTGGTATCCTGCAGATAAGGAGAGCAAAAAGAGACACTCTAGGTCCCGGTCCAGGTCCAGAAGGAGGAGGTCCAGATCTCGTTCAAGACACAGGTGAAATCTTCTGTTGATGATGTGAACAGTTGGAGAGGAGAAACTTTGTCAGCGCACAGAAAAGTTAAATGGTTTGAATGTCTGTTTGCAGGCGAAGCAGAAGCAGATCAAGGCGACGATCAGGCTCTAGAAGCAGGAGGCGCTCCAAAAGCCCACGCAGGAGACACACCCACTCCAGAGACCGAAGCAGACGATCGCGAAGCAGATCCAGGTGGATTAACAGCAAAAAAACTTGGATCTTGAGCATTTTTTCTAAGATAAACAGCCTGtctgaaatgttaaaaacatctaatttatctacagagatagaaagaaagatgaCTCTGGGAGAAGAAGATCCAAAACACCACCCAAAAGCTACAGCACAGCCAGGAGGTCACGCAGTGTGAGCCGGTGAGTACAGCCATGGGTCTTTATGTGCTCTAGCAGAGTATAGTTAAACAGCTGCTCAGTCCTCATGTCCAAGTCTAGATTCAGCGTTAACCTCAGTTTTGGTCTCGTCCTGCCACTCAGGAGACACAGGAGAAGTCGCAGTGGTAGCCGATCTCCGAAAAAGTCCCCTAAAAGGAGAAGCTCCAGGTCTCCATCTCCTCGAAGGTTGGTGTGctgatgtgaaatatttgtGGATAACACAAACAGTTAATCACATTATTGTAAGATGCTGATGATTTGCTGATGATTTGGTTAAAACaaactggtgtgtttgtgcttttgatTTGGTTCCTCAAGGTTCTTTTAAACCTGTAATTCTGCTCATTCATGATACAGATAAATGAATGGTTCACAATCAGTAGATGGATTTATATTAGTAGTTTAGCTCACCTGCTATcataaaatactgtttttggTCTGTTTGCTTTAAGATCACACTTGTGTCTCATTGACACCTTTCTCACTAGCCAGTGCAAACCGTACTAACTATGCAAAtacatcagatttatttttaacagaacCATACAGGTTAGGTGTGAAAACATTCACGCTCTTGGGCTTCCAACCACTCTGGTATAGTTACTTTGTGGTGTGAAAGTAAAGTGGCAGGATGTTGTCATAATAAAGAAGTTATTTcaacatgaatttaaaaaactaCTGTTAAATCCATATTCTGGTCGTGATCTCTTGAGAAAGCAATTTCTGTAAAACAACCATGGTACAACAAGTGCATCAACACAAGAGTGACAGTCATCAAATCCGTGCAACC
The DNA window shown above is from Lates calcarifer isolate ASB-BC8 linkage group LG4, TLL_Latcal_v3, whole genome shotgun sequence and carries:
- the rpe65a gene encoding retinoid isomerohydrolase — its product is MVSRFEHPAGGYKKIFETCEELSEPLPTTVTGRIPSFLKGSLLRLGPGLFEIGDEPFYHLFDGQALMHKFDFKNGQVTYFRKFIRTDAYVRAITEKRVVITEFGTFAYPDPCKNIFSRFFSYFKGVEVTDNCLVNVYPVGEDFYAVTETNYITKVNTDTLETLKKVDMCNYVNINGVTAHPHIERDGTVYNIGNCMGKGATLAYNIVRIPPTQKDKSDPIEKSKVVVQFPSAERFKPSYVHSFGMSDNYFVFVETPVKINLLKFLSAWSIRGSNYMDCFESNENQGTLFHIARKNPGEYIDHKFKGAGIGMFHHINTYEDQGFIVVDLCAWKGFEFVYNYLWLANLRANWEEVKKAAMMAPQPEVRRYVIPTDVHKEEQGKNLISLPYTTATAVMHADGTIWLEPEVLFSGPRQAFEFPQINYRKYGGKNYSYTYGLGLNHFIPDRICKLNVKTKETWVWQEPESYPSEPLFVQTPDGVDEDDGVLLTIVAAPGSQRPAYLLILNAKDLSEIARAEVECSIPVTFHGMYKP
- the LOC108883388 gene encoding serine/arginine-rich splicing factor 11 isoform X1 gives rise to the protein MNYTTKVVQVTNVSPSTTSEQMRTLFGFLGTIEELKLFPPDDSPMPVTSRVCFVKFQEPESVGVSQHLTNTVFVDRALIVVPFAEGSIPDEAKALSLLAPANAVAGILPGGGLLPTPNPIANPSIGGNPFGAPNMDAMAAFGFPGPNMNPQAADQLLKFMTDPKLNPLAAGLNLNPGLKADASNKEIEEAMKRVREAQSLISAAIEPGNKESKKRHSRSRSRSRRRRSRSRSRHRRSRSRSRRRSGSRSRRRSKSPRRRHTHSRDRSRRSRSRSRDRKKDDSGRRRSKTPPKSYSTARRSRSVSRRHRRSRSGSRSPKKSPKRRSSRSPSPRRHKKEKKRDKERDRDRKSDKERIREEHEHSTSKKKKSKDKDRERDGEKGDVKITRDYDEEEQGYDSEKEREDRKDSDDSAFSPQSVEGNGTARSVKQAKVNGADDHHEEDMDVSD
- the LOC108883388 gene encoding serine/arginine-rich splicing factor 11 isoform X2, with translation MDAMAAFGFPGPNMNPQAADQLLKFMTDPKLNPLAAGLNLNPGLKADASNKEIEEAMKRVREAQSLISAAIEPGNKESKKRHSRSRSRSRRRRSRSRSRHRRSRSRSRRRSGSRSRRRSKSPRRRHTHSRDRSRRSRSRSRDRKKDDSGRRRSKTPPKSYSTARRSRSVSRRHRRSRSGSRSPKKSPKRRSSRSPSPRRHKKEKKRDKERDRDRKSDKERIREEHEHSTSKKKKSKDKDRERDGEKGDVKITRDYDEEEQGYDSEKEREDRKDSDDSAFSPQSVEGNGTARSVKQAKVNGADDHHEEDMDVSD